A window of Streptomyces marispadix contains these coding sequences:
- a CDS encoding FAD-binding oxidoreductase: MTEEPRGALYADGPPARSRAASGPAKPEPSRTGSSKPDSSDSRASGAGSPRAAAEGAEGQEGRSPSRVRPSGLAEAVDAVAGAAAQRRTMLFEGAGTALEWGAPVAEPALVVETSGLDRLISHAPEDWTVGVEAGMPLARLQKLLAPAGQWLPVDPPTADGGATLGGLLAGGDAGPRRLKYGGLADLVIGATLVLPNGTVARTGGDVIKNVAGYDLAKLMSGSLGAFGLVARLNLRVHPLPAATVTVALPVDDAAQALDAARAVMRSPLEPVAVEWDGRELLVRFQGTEESAAARGRLAPEVPGLAGARVLDADAEQAAWRRHLGLLRGEEGETVLRAATHPARLPGLARRLNELTRETGVEARLLSGVAQGLHTAVLRGGDAAGHAECLTAWRETVHQAGGSVTLRRRREGVDDLAAAWGRAPSATPVLRSLKRQFDPDDICAPGRFAPWF; this comes from the coding sequence GTGACCGAGGAGCCCCGCGGGGCCTTGTACGCGGACGGGCCGCCCGCCCGGTCACGGGCCGCGTCCGGCCCGGCTAAGCCCGAACCGTCGAGGACCGGTTCGTCGAAGCCGGACTCGTCCGACTCCCGTGCGTCCGGGGCCGGTTCGCCTCGCGCAGCGGCGGAGGGCGCCGAGGGGCAGGAGGGGCGTTCGCCCTCCCGGGTACGGCCCTCGGGTCTCGCCGAAGCCGTGGATGCGGTGGCGGGCGCCGCGGCACAGCGGCGGACGATGCTGTTCGAGGGCGCGGGGACGGCCCTGGAGTGGGGGGCGCCCGTCGCGGAGCCCGCGCTGGTGGTGGAGACCTCCGGCCTGGACCGTCTCATCAGTCACGCACCGGAGGACTGGACGGTCGGCGTCGAGGCCGGGATGCCGCTCGCCCGGCTCCAGAAACTGCTGGCCCCCGCGGGCCAGTGGCTGCCGGTCGACCCGCCCACGGCCGACGGCGGCGCCACCCTGGGCGGACTGCTGGCGGGCGGCGACGCCGGACCGCGTCGACTGAAGTACGGCGGCCTCGCGGACCTGGTGATCGGTGCGACGCTCGTGCTGCCCAACGGCACCGTGGCCCGCACCGGCGGCGACGTCATCAAGAACGTCGCCGGCTACGACCTCGCCAAGCTGATGTCCGGATCGCTCGGCGCCTTCGGGCTCGTCGCCCGGCTCAATCTGCGCGTGCACCCGCTGCCCGCGGCCACCGTGACCGTCGCATTGCCGGTGGACGACGCGGCGCAGGCGCTCGACGCGGCGCGAGCCGTGATGCGCTCGCCGCTGGAGCCGGTCGCCGTCGAGTGGGACGGGCGGGAGCTGCTCGTCCGCTTCCAGGGCACCGAGGAGAGCGCGGCGGCACGCGGCAGGCTCGCACCCGAGGTCCCCGGTCTCGCCGGCGCCCGCGTGCTCGACGCCGACGCCGAACAGGCCGCCTGGCGGCGCCACTTGGGCCTGCTGCGCGGCGAGGAGGGAGAGACGGTGCTCCGCGCCGCGACCCACCCCGCCCGACTGCCCGGGCTGGCGCGTCGGCTGAACGAGCTGACGCGGGAGACCGGCGTGGAGGCGAGGCTGCTGAGCGGTGTCGCACAGGGGCTGCACACCGCCGTACTGCGCGGAGGCGACGCCGCCGGTCACGCCGAGTGCCTCACCGCATGGCGCGAGACCGTGCACCAGGCCGGCGGCTCGGTGACGCTGCGGCGGCGGCGTGAAGGCGTGGACGACCTGGCCGCGGCGTGGGGCCGGGCCCCGTCCGCGACGCCCGTACTGCGTTCCCTCAAGCGGCAGTTCGACCCCGACGACATCTGTGCACCGGGGCGTTTCGCGCCCTGGTTCTGA